TGCTAGTGAAGCTTCGTCATCCTAATATTGTCCAATTTCTTGGAGCAGTCACTGAGAAGAAGCCCCTTATGCTAATAACGGAGTATTTAAGAGGGGTATACTTCTCCATATTTGATTTATGTTTGGAATTCCGTCAGAGTTCTTGATAGTGGTTTCTAAAATGTGTCTTGCAAAGACGCTGCTTCTTAATTAACGTATAGTTTACTGTTTTAGGGTGATCTTCATCAGTACCTTAAGGACAAGGGTGCACTTAGTCCTACAACGGCAATTAACTTTGCTTTGGATATTGCCAGGTACTTAAATAAAAGTTCAATCAACTTATTGCCTTAGTTTAAGCAACCCTTTCGGACATGAAAGAGGTTTCTCATGCAGAGATGTATGGCTGATGTTGTCATTCCATTGAAGGAAAATAAGGCTATAAAATTAGTAGATTCTCCAATTTCAGTTTTCAGTACATCTGCTGTTTGGAAAATGCAGAGACTGGAATCATACTATTACATGAAAATGTGTGCTTTTCTTAATCTAAAAAAAACGGTTACTTTTTACTATTATGAACATGTAGAAATCAGTCGTTTTTGACAATTTTACTAATATTTCTAAATTTCAACATGGCCAGAGGCATGGCTTATCTTCACAATGAGCCAAATGTTATAATTCACCGAGACCTAAAACCAAGGTAAGTTGATTTTTTATGCTAGAATGTCTTTCATTAATACAATGGCGTAGATGATGTGTCTGCACAGGATGAAAGAAACTTTGGATTTGGACAATTTTATGAGTTTCCATTTCTATTTCTCTAGTCTGTTTCCATCACTGGGAAAATGTGGCTTGCTCGCAGTATTTTCTATTTGTACTtctgaattttgtttatttatctcAGGAATGTTCTCTTAGTCAATTCTAGTGCCGACCATTTAAAAGTTGGAGATTTTGGATTAAGCAAGCTCATCAAGGTTCAGAATTCTCATGATGTATACAAGATGACTGGCGAAACTGGAAGTTGTGAGTGTCTTCTGAAAAGTTCAATATTGAGTACAAGTTactattaaataaaataaattattgcaaTAAAACTCGTTCTTTGTGTTTTGCCTCGGAACAAACAAAAGACCGCTATATGGCTCCTGAAGTTTTTAGGCACCGGAGATATGATAAGAAGGTTGACGTGTTCTCTTTTGCAATGATACTATACGAGGTAAAGTTGGTTTCTGCTAGATATCAAATTCAGATTAACCCTTAAAGGAAAAGATGTCAAATTGTTCAATTCCAGGCCCGGTTTATAACACTCTCAACTGATGCAGATGCTTGAAGGGGACCCACCACTTTCGAATTACGAGCCTTATGAAGCAGCCAAATATGTGGCGGAAGGACACAGGCCTTTGTTTCATGGAAAAGGTCACACCCCGGAACTGAAAGAGTAAGTCGATTCTGTAATTTTTCAGCCATCCAAAATGTTCCCTTCGTTGGTGTTATTCCACTTGCATTGCCCATCTTTGAATTAAATCCAAAACTACGTCCACATGTTCAACAAAATTTCGCATTTTGTATCTCTTACCTTAACATCATTCCGAAAGAGTGGCATTCGGTTGctaattaaattaaagatcCTTATGCTTTTAATATATCCACTAAAACTCAAAATCCGGGTTGCTTACTTCTTTCCGTCGATTGTTTTACAGGTTAATAGAGCAGTGTTGGTCTGCCGACATGAACCAGAGGCCTTCTTTCTTGGACATTCTCAAAAGGCTTGAGAAGGTAAAGGAAAAAGTTCTACAAGCAGACCATCACTGGAACATATTTAATGCGTAAATTTGAAAGTATCGACGTTGCCAGGTACATAAGTGAAAGTGATCCTCTGCCACTCACTTGTAGTTCCAGATCTGCACTGGGATTGTGAATAGACTAAACCGCGAAATCTTGCGAGAGTAATTGTTGCGACTAGCGTTCTACTATTCTGTTTCAGATTCTTATTGTGAACGGcatttttcctttctctttttttttctgcataaCAGTACGTCGTTGTCTTACAAACTTGTCCAAATTAACGTGTaagaattttcatgttttgacTTGACAATCTCCTTATCATCTTTCAACCGTTATTTGTTCTATTCTTTAAGTAACGATGAGAAGAGATGTATATTAGTCGGGACTCGGGATTATATGTTTTCTTCTCACTTCTTTCTTTAGTGGTTGAAGAAAAAGTTCTCGACCTTGAAACTGTGTCGGAACTTGGAAGAATTTGCTGATCGTGCAGAGTTTTCTTGACCTTGTTGGAGATATCCGTTTTGTGGAGATTCCGTTTCTAAGGCCAGGTATGTCAAATCTCGCGTTTCTAAGGCCAGGTATGTCTAACCTCGCGTTTCTGATCAAGATCGATTTACAAGTGTACTCTCACCCGAAGCAGAGGATCGAGAAATTCGGTTAAAATTTGgcaactttaacgaaaagcttctgggattgttcattttaatgaaaaaccatatttttacactcaaAAGTCAATTTAGGTATTATTcaatttaccttttattttgttcatatcgttaaatctcaaagttttcaagctcttttcattagttttcttttaaaattttatgtaattagtCTTTACAACGAAGGACAaacgaaacataacatgttgTAGTGAACATTTGGTTGCCCTACTTCATCTAACAATGTGATCCGATAATCGGTCGTATCCCAACATACATTGTTCTGTTAACTACGTTACAAAACAAGCATTGAAAGATGGAACTACAGAACCCTCCCGAAATAAATTAGATAAGCTTCTTCTTCTCGAAGAAGGTCTTGAGGTGCCACAACTGCATACCTGCGACTGCTAAGCAAACAAAAAGCGAAAGAAGACTCAACGTGGCCATCCTCGAGTTCGTTGTTCTGTTGAGGTCCTGCATCTCTTCTTCCCTGAGACAAACATTGGGCATACAAAATGTAAAATGCCGAAACGAGAAATATACTTCCGCCATGAAATATTCGAACTTTCGAAGAACGGAGAATCGTCGCTTACCTTCCACGGAGATAGGACATCTCCTCGTGAATGGACGTAACCGTATCGAGCAACTTCCTAAGCTCTAATTCCATTCCCTGGCATGTAAGAAAAAAGGCATGACAATGTCTCAATACCTCAATTTCCGTATTTTGTTCACCCGAATCAATCGAGATCCTCCGGATCTTGCAGTCTAGAGCAAACGGACCGAAAAATCCAGATCACTCATTTTAAAATCCTACAGCCCCCATTAGACCCTCCTCGCACAAATCAAAGGTCTGcatctctccttctccctctcTTGAACGGTCTGGATTTCTAGGTCCGTCTCCCGACTGCGAGATCCGGAGAGGACCTGAATTCGAAAGGAAGCACCATCCTTTTTGCTCTATTCAGAAAAGTATGAGGGAAAGCTTGTTGATTTGATAAAATCAGATTTATTGACAATTACATTAGCAGACAAGCTTCAATTACTAGTAATGGTTAAACATAAATCATTTGTATTAACAATCTGTTTTagataaaaattaaacaaaattaccACACAGTTAACAGTGTTTAAGCTAAATCCATAGCAATGTCGTGATTAAAACGAGCTAAATTCAGCTgaaaattaatacaaaattcaaaaaataagaaagggTAGGAAGATGCTTACGTCGACGGTGCCTTTCTTAGCGACATTGGACCAGTCTTTGGCGGCGACGCCGGTTTTCCAATCGAATTCAATGGTCAACGTCGTCTGGGGCTTGTGATCCGGCGCCCAGAAGCAAGCCATGTAATCTCCCTCCTCCGCCGCCACAAACGCATACTGCCCCGATTCCACCAGCTGCGAGTAGTGATAGTTGTTCCCGTGGTGAGACGTCacctatacatatatacaaatacaattAAACCCAATAATTGTTtcgaaacaaaaaataaaactctTAAAAATTCAACATTTGGgtagaaaaattgaagaaatcaaggCGTACCCGGACGGTCAATTTGTGGGAATCGGGCATGGGCTGACCCTCGTTGGGGTTGACGACGCTGTATTTTCCGACGGTCATGGCGTTGGTTTTGATGTCTTCGACGATGCATTTCGTGTGACCGGATTGCAGCTCGAACCGCAGAGATTCGGATGTAGATAATAAGAACCCTGAGATTACGGCAGCAAGCAGAAGGCGCAATCCGACCATTGCTCTGACTGAGGGATGACTCGGGTGGGAAAAATGCGGCGACTCGGAGAGAAACCGAGAGGAAAGGGGGAGGGGGTTGTTCTTCGTTCTCTTCGGAGGTGAGTCAGAGAATCTGGAATCCTTCGTTTGTGCAGATTTTACGGTTTGGGCCGTTTGGGCCTGCTTTGATTTAGACCAGGCCATGTCAGCTTTTTGAACACGTGTTTGTTCGTCATTCGTTGATACACGTAAATTGCAAATGTTGCTGTGTTGGACttctcgttttttttttttttaataaatttaataggCCGGTTTTGGAATTTAACCATGAGTGGTTTATTTGTGTCAAATTtcgtttctattttttttgacaaataatagattttgttagattagtcatTGATATGATTCGAATCTATGCAGTTATACAAAGACTCAACACTTTTTCACAATTATGGTAAAAGACCACTTACGTTAAGTTTCGTGTCTTTAaatcatgtattcttttttctaattataaaaaagtttggagtgcaataCAGCAAATAGTTTAGTGATTTCTTAAgaaaatttctttttgttttttggacaTTCTTAGGGTTGCAAACAAACAACATGGTAACCAAGCAACTGATGAACATTGTGATTGTTGAATTTTACTTTCCCGTGCTTCTCTGAACTTCTCATATGTTCATCATATTGCTTATAGTTATGGTGCACATTTTGCTTCATGAAATTGTTGGGGTCCAAAAATTGCACAGGAAAGCCCAAGTGGATTGAAGAACAATTGCTATGTGCGTTTGTATGACCCCATGCTTGTCCAGATTACATTATACATatttatttgaaagaaaaaaaaaattagtagttAAGTAAGGTTTTACacaaattttgattaattatcATGCCACACCAAATAAAGAAATATATCATGTCATTCCGAATACATTTGTTTAAACCCGACATCTACCAAACTCACATGACCCAAGATATGTGGGTTTTACGGAGCTTGCTAGAGGGGTTGAGGTGTGGAAGGTTAGacaatctccaaccgaagggttcaGATGGTCGAAAATAGTCCGAAAATTATCTCTAATCGAGGGTTAGGCTAAAGGGCTGTGCGACCCATGGGACAAAAAAGGGGCTAGAGGGCCAACCGGCTGGCCATATTTAGTTAGCCAGCAagcccattttgttttttttttgtttttttgttttttgttttggttctttCCACCCACTTTAGGGCTTTCAGGCCactttaggtttagggtttatgaaCTTTTTTTATCCAAGCCCACTTTGTTTTTTAATAGCTTactttttttggggggggggggttttaattttttaattttttttcctacaccatttctaacttatttttcaccatttcatattgttttatcttattttatttcaattcttcacattccatACTATAGCTTTTTGGCCTTCGGTTGAAgatatttttttgtgatagggctaaaacgagccctctggcctttggccctcagttggagatggaggcaaatatgaccatatattgttcattaaaatattaatatcttgaaatGTCAAAAGGTTAAAACGAGTCATTTAGCCCTCGTTCGATTGAAGATGGCCTTACAAAGATATACTAGGCCATACTATTCGATAATGTAGTCTTTAGCCTATTTGGGAGTACCAAAGTCCAAACCCATTACATGGAATGGTCTCACGCCATGTAAGCAAACGAGATAATTTCTAACACCTTATTTTAGCTGTGCAATGTCCATAACAATAACCTAAAGACATATATCTTATGTTTTTCATGCGTTAAGACATTTATTTCACGTGAGCCTGCATATCCACTAGCCAGAGTCTGACAGTAACTCGTTGAATAAACATTTTACGCGGAGTAAAGTGGCTACGAAGAATGTATATATCCGGAAATTGCCAGCTTAGCCTACATATCCACTAGCCAGTCTGACAGTGTTAATATTGCAGATCGCATTCATACGTGCTGTGTCTCCGTCGATCTgcaaggtaccgtttggtaagCATACGGGACGGAACAGGACGGGACGGGATGGAACGGAACAGGACAGAACAGATGatgtaaatattaaaaaagataaggagaaattttgtcataaaatgttataaatttgtgttctaCGGATATGGAACAGGTCGTTCCAGGGGAAGAGGTGGAACAAAAAATTAGCCAAATTTTGTCCCATGGGACAACCCGTTCCAcagtttttaggcgcaccaaacgtgggacggaacggctCATCCCATTCTGTTCCGTCttgtcccacgtaccaaacggtacccaAGTGTACGATCATTTTCAGAATTGAATGCACATATATTAAATAACAGCAGTTTCaaagaaaataattatatatgtgAGAATTATACAGAAATGCTCAGCATCTTACATCAATTTggaatttattttataaaattataggTACATTACCATGATTTCATGGTTCATGACATTTTTGCCCCTTGCTTTGCTTCACATTGCTTTTTGCCCGCTTCACTCATTCAAAAATGATAACTTTAATGTAAAGtttccggtactgtttattttaacgaaaaattatatttttacactaaaaaattaattatgatactattcattttatcttttattttgtttttattgttaaaactcaaagttttcaagttttttttattagttttcatttgaaaaaaaaatggaggtaAGGATACTTGACGTAAGAGGGAAATGAGATATCCAAAAATACGGTAGATAAATGATCTTGTAAAATTATAGGTACAATTATTTTTGTAATAAACAATTTAATAGATAAACTATTTCACTAAAAAAAAGTATGTTTAAATTGAAAAATGTTGTTGAGATTAAGAAAACTTACTTAATTAATTcctatttcaattttattttttatttttgagtacatcgatatttttatactaagggATGGAGGAATTCAGCTAAGCCAATTCCTATATCAATTAGAAGTAGATTTTCtgaagtgagagtgagagaaacATGAATGCACGTGATCaattacaaccaaattaattACAAAACATGAAAATCATAAACTCTCATGTAACATGCAATGAATTTACAatattagtgttttttttttttcatttttcttttcgtaCCACTTAAAATCCACATAGAATTAATTGTGCACATTGAACATGCAACTAGAGGTATTTTAGGCATTTGAAAAACGTATAATGTGTAAagttaaatataattaatgacTCTACTTAGTGGAGTCTAGTCAAGTAAAAAAGTTATATCAGATTTTATATGAAGAAATTTGAGTTTTAGCTTTcactatttttgtttctttaaatcTTTTATTTGGATGGATGTTCTAACAGAATTAGCTAAAAAGATCATTGTTCCACATCATAACAAATTCAAGAACCAGTACTCACATATTTTTAGTTTAGcgattaaaattctaattgagcTAAAATTCAGAGACTATTGCTCTAATTTTTTCTTGTGTATTGCAAAGACATGcatgtt
The nucleotide sequence above comes from Malus sylvestris chromosome 16, drMalSylv7.2, whole genome shotgun sequence. Encoded proteins:
- the LOC126607851 gene encoding integrin-linked protein kinase 1, with the translated sequence MSSDASDSSGGGCAFTADKDKQKEKARVSRTSLILWHAHHNDVVAVRKLLEEDQSLVHARDYDSRTPLHVASLHGWIDVAKCLIEYGADVNAQDRWKNTPLADAEGAKKPKMIELLKSYGGLSYGQNGSHFEPKPVPPPLPNKCDWEIEPSELDFSSSLTIGKGSFGEILKAHWRGTPVAVKRILPSLSGDRLVIQDFRHEVNLLVKLRHPNIVQFLGAVTEKKPLMLITEYLRGGDLHQYLKDKGALSPTTAINFALDIARGMAYLHNEPNVIIHRDLKPRNVLLVNSSADHLKVGDFGLSKLIKVQNSHDVYKMTGETGSYRYMAPEVFRHRRYDKKVDVFSFAMILYEMLEGDPPLSNYEPYEAAKYVAEGHRPLFHGKGHTPELKELIEQCWSADMNQRPSFLDILKRLEKVKEKVLQADHHWNIFNA
- the LOC126607852 gene encoding transmembrane emp24 domain-containing protein p24delta9-like, with the translated sequence MAWSKSKQAQTAQTVKSAQTKDSRFSDSPPKRTKNNPLPLSSRFLSESPHFSHPSHPSVRAMVGLRLLLAAVISGFLLSTSESLRFELQSGHTKCIVEDIKTNAMTVGKYSVVNPNEGQPMPDSHKLTVRVTSHHGNNYHYSQLVESGQYAFVAAEEGDYMACFWAPDHKPQTTLTIEFDWKTGVAAKDWSNVAKKGTVDGMELELRKLLDTVTSIHEEMSYLRGREEEMQDLNRTTNSRMATLSLLSLFVCLAVAGMQLWHLKTFFEKKKLI